From Punica granatum isolate Tunisia-2019 chromosome 1, ASM765513v2, whole genome shotgun sequence:
AACCCTTGCCCAGAAAAAAGATTGTCTTGATTACTCCCTTGTGTCACTTCAGTAAATTGAAATTAGTCGCTCACCTTCGCATTTCCATTATCGAATAATCAATTTCAGCGATGATAATTGCTTCCTCGTGCTCAGTGATTGCGAGAACCTCTCCAAACTGCAAAATATTCGTTGAAAAGTACTTATACCTGATACGTGAATCGAGGATAAGTAATGAAAATGAGTATGCATCTGATGCAACTTACTGGCCCAATGAGAGTGGAGTGGCCCCAGGCAACATAACCAGCCCCAGCATCCCGAGCAGGCGAACAAGTCGCAACGTATAACTGTAAATTCATAGACAAAAGTATCTTAGAAATGCTCATGGGAAGAAGTTGTGGGACAAACCCCCGGATGGGTGGAAGCATACTTATATTTCCTTTATCCTCTACCAGCGTTCCATAAAAATTGCCAGAGATTacacagagaaaaaaaaaactaaaaaaacaaatattgtCAGAGATTATATGCATTAAAGTAATAGTTTATTCCAACGAGAGGCTCATGAACAAGCTACAGGAAATGAAATACGATCGATAGTGTGATTTTCCCCCAAAAACTTGTATATTCAGAAGCTTGATCCTGCAAATTCCTTACTCAAAAGTCAAACCACATCATGGAAACTTGGAACTTTTGTTTTCACATCTTTTATGGACTTCTGAAAAACTTGTAAAATCACATGTAGGCTATAAAACCCGGTAAGGACAATAGAAAGATGAAGATCCCTTTATGCTACCTGATTGTCAACAGCCCtgcacattaaaaataaaatgcagtCAGTAAAACAAGCAAAACAGAGTCCAGAATACAAGCCAAATGAAAAGGAGTCATAAGATACAGGCACTTCAGAACAAACTTAGAATGTGCACGGGAACTTCAGAGTGACggataaattacaaataagtTCCAACTTGATGACCATCATGAAGCATAAAACTTATCATCTATATTAAAAGATGAGAAATCCAGAAGAAACTAAAAGACCAGGTGGTCTTTTTTCCTATCTTGCTTGCTGCATAAGTTCCTTCTCTGGTGTCAACATATGTTCAAGTTCGTAATAGTATAAAATTTCGAAATCTAATCATAACTTATAGACTCACAATTGCAACTAGTAAAACAAGTGAAATTAACTATGGGAATGATCACCTTGCTCGCTGCAACAATTCCCAGTGAAGTGGTCCAGTAGTCATGTTAAATGCCCCAGGATAGCACAGCAAGTGAGCACCTGATAATAATAAACCAAAATCTCATCCAttatataaaacaaaaaatatggATATGAAATTCAGTAGCAGAAAATTAGTTGACAGGTTAATCAGTATTGGACATGACTAAGGACGTAATCCGCAGTATTGTAAAAAGAATAGGTAAATATACCTCTCGCAGCATAAATCATAGCCAACTCCTGAAAACGGATGTCATAGCAGATGCCGATACCAATACGCCCAACCTCTGCACAAACCAATCAGTGGCTAGTTGTTAGCCTAAACCGCTAAAACCCTAATATGGCACAACAAGAGATTATTTAAGGAGATTGTTTGAAACAACGTCAAATATGTAGAAATTTTGTCTGGTACAGAGGGAAACTAGTTCAAGTTGATTCAGAGGACGGTGGAAGCCGCACCTGTGTCAACAATGGTCGGTGTCTCCCCAGCTGTAAGTGTTTTTGATTCCATAAAAGTGATCTTCCCAGGAATATCAATATCAAAGAGATGTATCTGTCATTCCCAAATGTAATTAGAAGCTTCCTCTATTAGTGAACCAGGGAAAGAAAGCTAGGGTTCAAGACAGACTTGGCATACAATGGTCCATCAGAATCAATGTTTATGCTTGATTGGCACGAAGCAATGTAATCAATACACAAAACCAGACAATTCTCTATGGCGATTTCAGTTTGCGCCTTTTTCATTCCTTTGTACAAATGTGGCCTTAAAGAATAGAGCAGCCACATGATGGATTACGTTTTCAAGCATGTCAACAAGCTTCTAGAAACTATTTTACAGGCTTTAGGCTAGGAAACACTACCTTCCGATGCTTGGCTTTCAACTTTCCATCAGAATCGAAGACACAACAAGTGTTGTATAAGCGATCACCGGATCTTTCAGGTATGGAGCCGCCAACGATGGTGATTTTCAGAAGACGTGCAATTTCTGATAACATGTCTACTGAAGGAGAAGCCCCAGCATCGATATCCTCAGCATAAACTGGGAAGCTATCGTTTGAATATGGGCTGTTCCatatttccttaaaaaaagagaggtaTAACAATGATGAATTCACGAAAAGCCTCTCACTGTAAGTGCATCATCCGTATGCCAAAAGCATAGAATTAGGAAAATGCACCCCGAGAGAATAGAGCATACATAAATAATGCATAGAAGTAAGGAAGGGAGTGTGGCCAAGAAATAAAGAATCAAATTTTAAGCCACTGTGGTCACATTGAATCAGATGCCTATCTAGGTAAATGGAAAGTAAGTGTTTAAGCCCTttaatatgtgatttttttcaaaGCTGCCCTAAATGCAAACAATGGCCATTTCAGTACACTGGAATTCATAGCTTCCACATCATCATAAATTTGCATGCTAATCTCTTGCATTTCCTTGTCATTCCATTGCAGCAAATGAGCCAGTCCCATTAAGCTTATGGAGTTTATATTAAGCTAATAGTAAAATACCAAAAAGAAGTAAATTTAGAATCTCACAGGCAAGACAACAAGCTTAGCACCCTTCTCAGCAGCCTCTTGAATTGCCTTTTGAGCATGAGCAATATTCCTCTCTTTATCTGCTGTCACAGACAGTTGGCACAACCCAATCTTGAACTGAACTGACAACAAAAGCACAAAAAGTGCACGTACATTAATAAAGCTCAAATTATTTGTTGGAGAAAGAAGCAAACAGGTAAATACGTAGCCACATAGATGAATATGATAATTCACCCTATAGGTTCTAGAGTTCACCGACtcaagaaatatattttacaatatataatatgtcaAGACAGCATCCCAAGCCCTTCCCTTGAGGGCATAGTATCTAAGGCTTCTTGCGCATGCAGAGCAAACTCAGGGTGGTACCTCAAACTAAAAGAACGCATAAAATCGGAAGTCTATAAAGAAAACAACTCTTGCTGTAATAACACACTATGCAAACCAATTATCACATGTTTATGCCTGGTCCCCAGCACTGTATCTTAGCAGATTAAATACACCCACACACTACCCCTGTCATGTATGCAAGGCCTGTGATTTAAGTTTTAGAAGTACCATCATCTAAGCTATAGTTCCATAATCAGTataatttatccaaaaaatttgACACATATCTGCCTTGACAATGTCTGCTAAATGCTCAAAAACCTGAGACCAAGCAACGCAAAGAGCAGAACAAACAAGATATATACAGTAAAAAATCTGTAGCTACCAAATCCGTGAGTGCTCTTATAGCAAAAAGACTGAACATAAGACATAAATCTATATGGTCCTTTAAGATTTGCATTGGATACTAACAGAGCTGGtagaatttatataattaaatgagGTTGCTAGGCCTTTTATCTCATTAGATTGGGAGATGGCCCTAATATTTTCTTCTGATAAGACAACTGAACTTCCCTTGGACCTGTTGCCGAACTTTGTAATAGAGGTCAGCAATATTTTCCATCTATTGGACCGGATGAGAAGGTCTACGGCAGTATTTTAGATGGTTTTCATACTGGCTGAGAAGCGCTGATAGCAAACACCTGAAATATGGCAAGCAACTGAAATCTGCAGGATAGTGGAAAGCTCTATGGAAATTAGAGGTCCTGATTCAGTTTTATGTAATGGCAAAGCTAAGTTTGTGGTTTCAGAAATCTAAAACTGTTggataattttaatataaaatgggCTTAATTTGGATTTGACCCTATCTGCAATACAAAAGCTTAAGCCTATGGGTTGCTGGACCTTTGTCTGTTATAAACTTCCCCATTTTTCCTCTTTCAACCGGTGTGAGTTTCTTTTGTCCCTACACCTTCGATTTTCTCCAATATCCCGCCTTCACGTGGTATCATGTCGTCTTACATGTTCCACATGACCTAAACCAATTGGCGGGACCACTTGTGTACAAACACAACTTAATCACACACCCGCCCTGATACAACGCCCTCACACCTGCCCTGACACAACGGGTGCCTGCTCGAGGCGCGCGCTACACTTATACTCGAGCTTATGAGTTATACGGACCCGTGTATACAAGCACGATACCCACGCTACACGCCTAGGATTGTAACCTTCGGCTTTGATACCAGTTggataatttaaatataaaatggacTTAATTCAGATTTGAGCCTATTTGCAACACAAAACCTTAAGCTTGTGGGTTGCTGGACCTTCGTCTCTTATAAACTTCCCCATTTTTCCTCTTTCAACTGTTATGGGATTTCTTTTGTCCCTACACCTCCAATTTTCTCCAACAAAAACAATATAAGGCCTGGGCATCCTAAGTTTCCAAGTCATATGCCTAGAATATCATTTATCTCCTCGTTGGCAATTAAAAATAGACTTAATATCGGAACTAGGCTTAGCAAATGGGGCTTATTGAATGGTATTACTGTAAGCTAGTTCTCCAATTAGTAGGATGAGTCCTGAGATCATCTCTTTTTTGCTCGTTCATTTACTAAATACATATGGAGCAATGTTGTGCAGAAGTTTCAGATCTGTAAGACTCTGGGAAAATGGCATTATGAGCTAGATTACGCTCTCTCATTGCAGAATAAGAAAACTTGTGGCTGTCCTCCTAAACCCCTCCAGAATGTACCTTTTATACTTCATTCGGAAGTGAGAGAAATGCTATAGCCTTCAAGAGCACAAGAGAAGATCCTGAGTTCCTGCCAATGCAGATTGCTCATTGCTCACCTCATGGCTTCTACTCCCAACTTTCAGCATAAAGTGGAAAAGTGCAGATTAACTACTCGGCTACAGCTTAGGGAACTGATTATTTAGGCTTTATTTTGATGTCTCACATTCATTATTCAGCCTTTGCTGCTGTATATGAGATTTTGTACGGATTTCTTTTACATGATATAGCGACTATCGGACTTTATAGTCCAAACATAGTTcttcataaaataaattccAATTCACATACAGAAAATGCAAGATGTACAACTGAACAATCCAGAGCTCCCAAAAGACGCTGCTTTACTAGCACAACAACTGAACACAAGTCcgcttttttttccctcttggCAGCCCAAAAAAATCTCATTGGAGCATAATCTCTCACAAATTGAAAACATAATTACATACAAGACATAGAGGATATATATAGACCAAAACATCTAGAGCTACAAAAGCCTCCTCCTCAGTAACATGACATTTGAACATCAATCCGATGACTTTGAACTTCATACTCCAAAAACATAAACCTACGGCATAATTATTCTTcataaatacaaaattataaattgagGAACCAACTTGCCTTGGTTAGCGAGGGAGTGGGGAAGGGCACGGCGGGGGGAGACCTCGCCTGCTCGGGCTTGAAGGAGGAAGCCATTACAGTCGAGAAACTGGAGGGTTTCGTCTGAAAATTCCGGGGAAGATTCAGGGGACTGGAGAAGAAGATTCTTGCTCTCGGGGCGTCGATTCGATTCGAAGACGGAGACAGGGGCTTGGAGAAGACACTAACGGAGCGTGAAAGATGCGAGCTTGGACTGAGACTGAGATGGGTCTTGGGGCTGTGGAGGATCGATGACAGtgctgaagaagaagacttCATTCTCTGCCGTCTCTCACAGTCACGGCCCCGCAGGACAGTGAttgcaagaagaagaaggtcgAGCCGACGTCGTTTTGAAGCCCGTTGACTTTTACGGACAAAGcagaaatataaatataaataaaataaataaaaaactatTCGCGGCCTCCCTAACGGTAATTAACTGCCTATTCGCGTCTCCTCCTTCAAAACACTGACTTCCGCTTCACTAACAAAGACACAACAGAAATTAGCCTTCCTTCTccttttcgaaaaaaaaaataaaaaaaccagTAAACTCCCGGCCTTCGTGCTTTGGGAGACTCGGATTTTTGCGTTCCCTGAGTTGTTCTGGTCCGACCAGGGCTGCTTGGGTCGGGCCTCGAATGGGGGACCCATGGGTTGTGGTCCCTTACCACGACCCACACGACGTCTCCCCCTTGTACTCCATCCAGCAGCACCTCCTCGAGGATCAGAACCCGACCCTCTCGGACCTTTACTACCCCGTTCCCTCCAACCCCAATCCCAACTCCAGCCCCTGTCCCTCCTCTGACTACTCCGGTCGGATTCCTCCATTGGGTAAGGGAACCAGGTCCAGGGACCCTGCCAGTAACTCGTTGCACGACACACTTGGCCCGAGCACGGGTTCTGGCAGTTCCAGTTACACTTATGCCCAATGTGATCCTACCGGTCCCGGCGGAAGCAATGGAGAGGCGGGACCAAGTTCGTATGCTGAGAACCTGATAGTTAAGAATGCCAAGCCACTTTCCATATGGCCGGAGCCGCCATCCCCATACAGTTGCAGTTGTTGTCACCTGCTTCGGGAGATGGTCCACTCCAATGGTAAACTTCGGACAGATGAATTCATCTGAGTCGGTATTCGTTTTCAGATTAGTTGCAATGGCTTGTTACGCTGTGCTGAACGGGCCATTAGTGAATTAATGCAAGTATTGATTTTTGTGAATTCGTCTTCAAAGGCACACACACGACAAGGCTGGAACTTCATGGGCGAGTTGGGATGATCTGCCATGCTATTCTTGAGAACCGGTATTATGATGGCCACTTTAACCTTTCAGGGAATCGATATCAAATGTTTGAGTACGTATCAGTGTTTTGCATATTTTGCCCAATCAATGATTGTGTTACGCTGATTGTCATCAACTATTGTATCAGATATCATCATTGCTGCATCTGATGTTTTTTAACTTCTTTTCTTATGTCTGTCATC
This genomic window contains:
- the LOC116192365 gene encoding omega-amidase, chloroplastic; this encodes MKSSSSALSSILHSPKTHLSLSPSSHLSRSVSVFSKPLSPSSNRIDAPRARIFFSSPLNLPRNFQTKPSSFSTVMASSFKPEQARSPPAVPFPTPSLTKFKIGLCQLSVTADKERNIAHAQKAIQEAAEKGAKLVVLPEIWNSPYSNDSFPVYAEDIDAGASPSVDMLSEIARLLKITIVGGSIPERSGDRLYNTCCVFDSDGKLKAKHRKIHLFDIDIPGKITFMESKTLTAGETPTIVDTEVGRIGIGICYDIRFQELAMIYAARGAHLLCYPGAFNMTTGPLHWELLQRARAVDNQLYVATCSPARDAGAGYVAWGHSTLIGPFGEVLAITEHEEAIIIAEIDYSIMEMRRTNLPLAKQRRGDLYQLVDIQRLNSE